From a single Fulvivirga ulvae genomic region:
- a CDS encoding NAD(P)/FAD-dependent oxidoreductase: MKNIPVPESKNPRLIIIGGGFAGIKLVKKLARAPLQIVLFDRNNYHTFQPLLYQVATAGLEPDSIADPLRKQLEPVKNFIFRMGEVYSVDTKSQSIQTEIGEMSYDYLVIATGSKTNYFGNESIMANAFPLKQIPQALDLRSHILQNFEAANITDDPEKLESMMNIAIVGGGPTGVEVAGALGELKKNILPSDYPELDFDQMNIILLEGAPRLLGAMSEFASKKALKYLKKFDVNVQLNTLVTSYDGVVAKLNNGEEIKTQTLIWAAGVQGNFPDGINERSVERGRLIVNEYNQVEGYENIYAIGDIAVMKSKEYPHGHPMLAPVAIQQGDHLAGNFKRMFEGKPLKSFTYKDKGSMATVGRNKAVVDLGKLKFGGLFAWMIWMFVHLISIIGFRNRLIVFSNWVWNYFTYDKGTRLIIRRFIPRHRNNHKE, translated from the coding sequence ATGAAGAATATACCGGTGCCAGAGTCTAAGAATCCACGTTTAATCATTATTGGCGGAGGTTTTGCAGGTATTAAATTAGTTAAGAAGCTGGCCAGGGCTCCTCTTCAGATTGTCTTGTTTGACCGTAATAATTACCACACTTTTCAGCCTCTTCTTTACCAGGTGGCTACTGCCGGCCTGGAACCTGACTCTATAGCTGATCCTTTGAGAAAGCAGTTGGAGCCAGTAAAGAATTTTATCTTTCGGATGGGGGAAGTCTATTCCGTGGATACAAAAAGTCAAAGCATTCAAACTGAAATAGGCGAAATGTCCTACGACTACCTGGTGATAGCTACAGGTTCGAAGACAAATTATTTTGGTAATGAGTCGATTATGGCTAATGCCTTCCCTTTAAAGCAAATACCTCAGGCGTTGGATCTCCGTAGTCACATTCTTCAGAACTTTGAGGCTGCAAATATTACCGATGATCCGGAAAAGCTTGAATCTATGATGAATATTGCCATTGTAGGAGGTGGGCCTACAGGTGTTGAAGTGGCCGGGGCGTTAGGTGAGCTCAAGAAAAATATTCTTCCCTCCGACTACCCTGAATTGGATTTTGATCAGATGAATATCATTCTGCTGGAAGGGGCTCCGCGTCTTTTAGGAGCAATGTCAGAGTTTGCTTCAAAGAAAGCACTGAAATACCTTAAAAAATTTGATGTCAATGTGCAATTAAACACCTTAGTGACCTCCTATGATGGTGTGGTTGCAAAACTGAATAATGGTGAAGAAATTAAAACCCAAACGCTGATATGGGCCGCAGGAGTTCAGGGTAACTTTCCTGATGGTATCAACGAACGCTCGGTGGAGAGAGGCCGGTTAATTGTTAATGAATACAATCAGGTTGAAGGTTACGAAAATATTTATGCCATAGGTGATATAGCCGTTATGAAGTCGAAGGAATATCCGCATGGACATCCTATGCTGGCTCCTGTAGCCATACAGCAGGGCGATCATCTGGCAGGCAATTTCAAAAGAATGTTTGAAGGAAAACCTTTAAAGTCGTTTACATATAAAGACAAAGGTTCTATGGCAACTGTTGGTCGGAATAAGGCGGTTGTAGATTTGGGAAAACTTAAGTTTGGAGGACTTTTTGCCTGGATGATCTGGATGTTCGTACACCTTATCTCTATCATAGGTTTCAGGAACCGGTTAATAGTATTCAGCAACTGGGTATGGAATTATTTCACTTATGACAAAGGGACCAGGCTTATTATCAGAAGGTTCATTCCAAGGCATCGTAACAATCATAAAGAATAA
- a CDS encoding substrate-binding periplasmic protein produces MNKFLKLCLALILSQTIYLNSFAQLRGDTYAEAKAKGTANWVFTYSEAPGFAAKVNGKMTGITFDLMHKFKEFVEQKENIRVNITYESSASNDFILFMKQVREGKGGVFGLTSATITEERKKTYTFSPPYITNISMILSHNSVPTLANVADISKIFAGMTAVTVKNSTNEKVLTDIRNKYFPALKIEYVPSTRVAMQNVMKDPKKFTNADFTYYFEAIQNRQPIKRHPGGDIDTEQFGIIMPKSNDWDPLLEEFMSSEFLESVYYKKIIADNLGQSAMKFFETIKH; encoded by the coding sequence ATGAACAAATTTTTGAAACTATGTCTTGCTTTAATTTTATCTCAAACAATATATCTCAATAGCTTTGCGCAACTCAGAGGAGACACCTATGCTGAGGCAAAGGCAAAGGGTACGGCCAATTGGGTATTTACATATTCTGAAGCGCCGGGATTTGCAGCTAAAGTCAATGGCAAGATGACAGGCATTACATTTGATCTGATGCATAAATTCAAAGAATTTGTGGAACAAAAAGAAAATATCAGGGTGAATATCACTTATGAGAGCAGTGCCTCAAATGACTTTATATTGTTTATGAAACAGGTTAGAGAAGGCAAGGGCGGTGTTTTTGGTTTAACGAGTGCCACCATTACGGAAGAAAGAAAGAAGACATATACTTTCAGTCCGCCCTATATTACCAATATTAGCATGATATTGTCTCATAATTCAGTACCTACACTAGCCAATGTTGCGGATATCAGTAAAATTTTTGCGGGTATGACAGCAGTAACCGTCAAAAATTCGACTAATGAAAAAGTGTTAACTGATATTAGAAACAAGTACTTCCCTGCTTTAAAAATAGAATATGTGCCTTCAACACGCGTGGCCATGCAAAATGTAATGAAGGATCCTAAAAAGTTTACAAATGCTGATTTTACCTATTACTTTGAGGCAATCCAAAACCGACAACCGATAAAAAGACATCCGGGTGGTGATATCGATACCGAGCAATTTGGGATAATTATGCCAAAAAGTAATGACTGGGACCCGTTGCTGGAAGAGTTTATGAGTTCGGAGTTTCTTGAAAGTGTTTACTATAAAAAGATCATAGCCGATAATCTGGGGCAAAGCGCAATGAAATTTTTTGAGACTATAAAACACTAA
- a CDS encoding LytR/AlgR family response regulator transcription factor, translating into MKALIIDDERLARKELTNLLQDYGQIDIVGEAANADEALEMVNSLNPDLLFLDIQMPGKTGFELLEMLDNVPQVIFTTAYDEFALKAFEVNALDYLLKPIQTERLNESINKLLAKHQAANTSGRHPEKKLTLDDQVFVKDGDKCWFVSLSNIRLFESDGNYIKVYFDNNRPMIHKSLNALDEKLDSRHFFRASRKHIVNLSWVEGIEPWFNGGLMVRLRGGDKVEVSRRQAAKFKEMMSL; encoded by the coding sequence ATGAAAGCACTAATTATTGATGATGAGAGATTAGCAAGAAAGGAATTAACCAATCTGCTTCAGGATTATGGTCAGATTGATATTGTTGGTGAGGCTGCCAATGCAGACGAAGCCTTGGAAATGGTTAATAGCCTGAATCCGGATCTCTTATTTCTTGATATTCAAATGCCGGGTAAAACAGGATTTGAACTACTTGAGATGCTCGATAATGTGCCTCAGGTAATTTTTACCACAGCATATGATGAATTTGCACTAAAAGCATTTGAAGTAAATGCTCTTGATTATTTATTGAAGCCAATTCAAACAGAACGTCTGAATGAAAGCATAAACAAATTACTGGCTAAACATCAGGCGGCAAATACTTCTGGCAGGCACCCGGAAAAAAAACTTACACTTGATGATCAGGTTTTTGTAAAAGATGGAGATAAATGCTGGTTTGTTAGCCTGTCCAATATCAGACTGTTTGAATCTGACGGTAACTACATTAAGGTCTACTTTGATAATAACCGTCCGATGATCCATAAGTCATTAAATGCGCTGGATGAAAAGCTGGACTCAAGGCATTTTTTCAGGGCAAGCCGTAAACACATCGTCAATCTGAGTTGGGTCGAGGGGATCGAGCCATGGTTCAATGGCGGCCTTATGGTAAGACTACGAGGTGGAGATAAGGTAGAGGTAAGTAGAAGGCAGGCAGCGAAGTTTAAAGAAATGATGAGCCTATGA
- a CDS encoding sensor histidine kinase, whose product MNKLKLYWSLQIGSWLLFAIVQILGFIILGGQLLKSSQVIFWLLEAVTFLFITHLFRRFIINWGWLAFNMAKLIPRVLLAVFCLGLTVYFIRVLISFPLGMFNPQVWKINNVVGLTMVYALIFFLWSVLYFIYHYFERYNLSLQHEAAINEIELNNLKSQLNPHFIFNALNSIRALVDENPVKSKNAITQLSNILRNSLVSDKKRLTNFEDELKTVKDYLGLESIRFEERLRTKFEIHRESYKFLVPPLMLQTLVENGIKHGISKLKEGGIIDLRTFVTDSQLKIEIRNSGHFKSVNGAKAETKGGLGLRNTRQRLKLLYGGEAHLTVKNESKNIVLTELVIPKRN is encoded by the coding sequence GTGAATAAACTAAAGTTATATTGGTCATTACAAATAGGAAGCTGGCTCTTATTTGCTATCGTGCAGATTTTGGGATTTATAATCCTTGGGGGTCAGTTGCTAAAGAGTTCCCAGGTAATATTCTGGTTACTCGAAGCTGTTACTTTCCTATTCATCACCCATCTGTTCAGGCGGTTTATCATTAATTGGGGCTGGCTGGCTTTTAACATGGCAAAATTGATCCCCAGGGTTCTTTTAGCTGTGTTCTGTCTGGGCCTGACCGTCTATTTTATTCGTGTACTCATAAGCTTTCCACTGGGTATGTTTAACCCTCAGGTGTGGAAAATAAATAATGTGGTTGGACTTACCATGGTCTATGCCTTGATCTTCTTTTTGTGGTCAGTACTATATTTTATATATCATTACTTTGAGCGATACAACTTGTCATTACAACATGAAGCTGCTATTAACGAAATCGAACTCAACAACCTTAAATCACAGCTCAATCCGCATTTTATTTTCAATGCCTTGAATAGTATAAGAGCCTTGGTAGATGAAAATCCGGTTAAATCAAAAAATGCTATTACGCAGCTATCCAATATTTTGCGAAACTCATTGGTTTCTGATAAAAAAAGGCTAACTAATTTTGAAGATGAACTAAAAACCGTGAAGGATTACCTTGGTCTGGAAAGTATCAGGTTCGAAGAAAGGCTAAGAACGAAATTTGAAATTCACCGGGAATCATATAAATTCTTAGTTCCTCCGTTGATGCTACAGACACTTGTAGAGAACGGCATAAAGCATGGTATATCAAAATTGAAAGAGGGTGGTATCATTGATTTGCGAACTTTTGTCACCGATTCTCAATTAAAAATAGAGATAAGAAACAGCGGACACTTTAAATCCGTTAATGGGGCTAAAGCTGAAACTAAAGGAGGGTTAGGGCTACGAAATACCAGGCAAAGGCTTAAATTATTATATGGAGGAGAGGCCCATTTAACGGTGAAAAATGAGTCTAAGAATATTGTATTGACGGAGCTGGTTATTCCAAAACGGAATTAA
- a CDS encoding substrate-binding periplasmic protein — protein MNHLVDKRKIQCAIVLGLLLNTSLLFAQLKGDTYATAKSKGSANWVFTYAESPGFSSKKNGKMTGITVDLMNKFEEYVEKKEDIEVNVTYQSKDPNNFTLFLEEVKQARGGVFGLSNTTITEERKRIYNFSPPYITNIGMVLTHNSVPTLNSISEIAEKFAGMTVVTIKNSTNEKWVKDIKSKYYPGLKVEYVTSFGKAMDAIVADPKKFTNVDFTYYFEAIQNRQPVKRHPGGDESTEQFGIIIPKSNDWASLLDEFMSNEFVTSVEYKKIIADNLGQSAMKFFETLKK, from the coding sequence ATGAACCATCTTGTTGACAAAAGAAAAATTCAGTGCGCTATAGTACTCGGTTTGTTGCTAAATACATCCTTACTTTTTGCCCAGCTTAAGGGAGATACCTATGCGACAGCAAAGTCGAAAGGGTCAGCAAACTGGGTATTCACCTATGCTGAATCTCCCGGGTTTTCCTCAAAAAAGAATGGTAAGATGACAGGCATCACTGTAGACTTAATGAATAAGTTTGAAGAATATGTTGAAAAGAAGGAGGATATTGAAGTCAACGTAACTTACCAAAGCAAAGATCCTAATAATTTCACACTGTTTCTGGAAGAGGTTAAACAAGCCCGGGGTGGTGTATTTGGTTTGAGCAACACTACAATAACCGAAGAAAGAAAAAGGATATATAACTTCAGTCCGCCTTATATAACCAATATTGGAATGGTGCTGACTCATAACTCCGTACCGACATTGAACAGTATAAGTGAGATTGCTGAAAAATTTGCCGGGATGACTGTAGTTACTATAAAAAATTCAACTAATGAAAAATGGGTGAAGGATATCAAGTCCAAATATTATCCAGGCCTTAAAGTAGAGTATGTCACCTCATTTGGCAAAGCCATGGACGCTATTGTTGCTGACCCAAAGAAGTTTACCAATGTAGATTTTACGTATTATTTTGAGGCTATACAGAATAGGCAACCTGTAAAAAGACACCCTGGTGGCGATGAAAGTACTGAGCAATTCGGAATAATAATACCAAAAAGTAATGATTGGGCTTCGTTACTGGATGAGTTTATGAGCAATGAATTTGTTACCAGTGTTGAGTACAAAAAAATAATTGCAGATAATTTGGGCCAAAGTGCTATGAAATTCTTTGAAACTTTGAAGAAATAA